From the genome of Halobacteriovorax marinus SJ:
CTTCACGTTGGTGTATGTACGGGTGCGGAAAATGTGGTTCTTCCAAGTGAGAATGTTAATGTTGAAGAGATTTCAAATGACATTAAAAGAGGAATAAAAAGAGGAAAGAACTCTTCAATTATTATTGTTGCCGAAGGTGAAAAAGAGGGGTTAAGCCATAGAATCCAAGAACAGCTAAAGGCCGACTTTGAACTCGACTCTCATGTTTGTATTCTTGGACATATTCAAAGAGGGGGTAACCCTTCTGGACAGGATCGCTTTATAGCTTCTGGCATGGGCTATCTGGCCATTGAAGAATTATTAAAGGGGAATAACTCTTTTGTCACGGCTTACAGAAATGGTCACGTTGTGGCAGCGCCTTTTGATGAATGTCTTGAAAAGAAATCTGAGTACTTACCTCAGTATATAAATCTAGTTAAGACCCTATCGATTTAGCGAGATCACTCTCCAGTGGAAGATGTACTATTTCCTCCACTGGAAGCCTCACTAGCCCTAAACACTCTTTCTGACCTTTTCCTGTTATTATTTTCCACACCTTTTCACATTTTACAGAGTTAAAATACTTCAAGTACTCACCATGAATTTGCAGCGGTCTCACAACACCATCTAAAGTGATTTCTCCGCCACATAAGCAATCATCCAACTTGGAAATTGGAAGCCCTTCGGCCAAAGACCAATAGAGAATTAATATAGGTAGCTCAAGCCACTTTAACTCATCCTTATCTAAGGGTGCTCCCGTCTCTTCTACACAAATTACATACCGCTTAAGGGGAATCTTTATTGATGAGATTCTGGTTAAGTAAATCATTTTCTCTTTCAATATCTTTGAGTTCTTGGCCCCCACTCTAAGCTCTAAACCAGGGATTCCTTTAGAGGCATAGGCAAAGATATTATATGTCTTATAGATATTCTTATTTATAGTTAGGGCCTTTATTTTTGATTCCATCTTCTCATCTCCATCTAAAACTCTATGAATGGATATAGACCATACAAGAAATTGTCTTGAACTGATGGAGTAAGTTATGGAAATAATGAGGTGTTATTAAGCGTAAAGAAGATAATTCCACAGAGTTAGATCAAAAAATGAACAGTACTTATAAAATTTACTTAAGCTCCCTTGCCAGTTACATAATTTGATATAAAGACCCATGCAAAAATTTATCTTTCTCTTTTTAATTTCTCTCGTGGCCCATGGTGGTATCGTTAATTCTGATGATCGTCATGAGATCCAATACTCTCCCCTACACATTCAAGAGATAGCAAAATCTATTGCAGCACTCATCCCCAAAAAGAATATGACTCAATTGCCAAATGGAGACTATAAACTTCATGGCCTTAGCTATGTCGATGATTTGAACTTTTGTAGCGATGAGAGATTTGTAAATGAGCAGAAGATGATCGCAAATTGTTCCGCTTCTCTTATTGGAAGAAAAGACATCCTAACCGCAGCTCACTGTATTGATGAAGATCACGGGTATTCTATTAGGGATTACTATATTGTCTTTGATTATAAATTCAATGCTGAGACAAAGAGTCATATCGTTGTTCCGAAAAGTAGCGTATTTGAAATAAATAAATTAAAGCAGTACACATTTGATTTCCCAGGAGACAAAGATATTGCTCGACTAGAACTTAAGGAAGCTCCAAAGAATCGTAAAATTCTTAAGTTGGCGAGAAAAAGGATTTCACTTTCAAGTGAGATTTATATGCTTGGCTTTCCTTTTGGTCTTCCTATGAAATATCACGACAATGGTTACATAACTAGTGAGACTACTTTCTTAAATGGACAAGACTCTTTTACTCATAGCCTCGATTCATTCTCTGTTAATTCAGGTTCATCAATCTTCGATGCAAATACAAATGAGATCGTCGGTGTGCTTGTTAGAGGAACAGGGTTAAATTACACCTTGGATAAGGAAAGAAATTGTAATATCTGGGGACAAGGTGATCATCACTTTGGAGAGGCCAATTATATCGATCTTCTCTTAGAGCTTTAATGGTCCGTCGTCACTATAAATACATGTTAAAACTTTAGAGTCATAGGCAGAGTGAGTTAGAACTAGAGAGTAAGCGAAAGCCTTCTTCAGGTTTTCACAATCAAGTCTCTTCCTATTTGTGCACTTGAAACTATCTCCACTGCAATCTATTTTTAAAACAACAGATTTTGCAAATTCACAAACAACATTATTCTTTGTAAGAGCGTCGACTCTCCCTCTAATAAGGTTTTGTCTCTTTGAAGTTTTCTTTTTACAAAAGTCTAAGATATTTACAACTCTTGAAGTACAATCAATTTTAGAATTTCCAACGGCCTGCTCAATGAGACTATCTTTAAATCCCATATCTCCACAGACAGTTTTAAAGGGGTAGATTTCCCTAGAAAGAGAAATGGCCTTATTCTCAATTACTTTAGAGAATGAAGGCCATTGTAAAAATAAAAATAAGAATGTTAACAGATAAATTGATCTCATCAATTTATTAAGCTGGGAAAAGACCTCTAAGTCTCATCGCTCTTTCAAGTCTCGCTAGAGCTGCAATGAAAGCTGCTTTTTTCATATCTGTATTATACTTTGTAGCTGTATCAAAAACATTATCAAATGAATCTTTAAGAATGTCGTGAAGCTTTCCGTTAATCTGGTCTAGATCCCAGAAGAAGTTTTGTAGCCCTTGAACCCACTCAAAGTAAGAAACAATAACACCACCAGCGTTACAAAGGATATCTGGAATAATGAATCCACCACGCTTAGTGATAATATCAATTGCTTCTCTAGTTAAAGGTCCGTTTGCACCTTCAGCAACTATCTTTGCTTTTACGTTTCCAGCATTTTCTTTAGTGACAACACCATCAATCGCAGCAGGAATTAGAACATCTACATCAAGCTCTAGAAGTTGTGCGTTTGAAATTAACTCTACACCTTCCATATCCTTGAGGTACTTTCCTTGTCTTGTCCACTCATAACACTTCTCAATATCGAGACCGTCTTTATTGTAAACAGCACCTGATACATCAGAAATCGCTACAATTCTTGCTCCTTGAGCAGAAAGATCTTGAGCTGCAGGAACACCTACCTTACCAAAACCGTGAATAGCAATCGTTGTATTCTTATCGATTGTCATTCCAAGTTTTTGACAAGCAAAGTTCACACAGTAAGCAACACCTTTACCTGTAGACTCGGCTCTACCTAGTGATCCACCAATCGTAATTGGCTTACCAGTAACAACACCTGGAACAGTATAACCCTTAATCTGAGAATAAGTATCCATGAACCATGCCATTGTTTGTCCGTCTGTCCCGATATCTGGAGCAGGAACATCAACATTTGGTCCAATAATCATATTGATCTCAGTTGCATATCTTCTTGTTAAAGATTGAAGCTCCTGTCTTGATAACTCATTAGGATCAACTTCAATCCCACCTTTTGCTCCACCAAGAGGTAGACCAACAAGTGCACACTTAAATGTCATAAGCATTGCAAGAGCAGCTGTCTCAGAAAGGTCAACTCCTGGGTGAAAACGAATCCCACCTTTTCCTGGACCTAAAGTCATATTGTGCTGAACTCTGTAACCTTGGAAAGTTCTAACTGAACCATCATCAAGACGAATTGGCACGGCAACTTGAAGTGCTCTCTTTGGATATTTTAATCTTTCTAGAATATTTCTATCTAGACCCATTACATCTGCCGCTTGTGTTAGTTGCTCGTAAGCATCTTTAAAAAGTGGCGCATCAAATAAGCTCATTACGGCTCCCTTGAACTAATCGTATTCGAAAAAATAATGCTTCAAATCTACTACTACTTAATAGTACTGAATAGCAATTTTTTAAGAAATTTTGGGATTATTTTTTTAAAGAAAAGAAGTGCTGCACAGTAATGTGCAGCTCTATTGAATAAATTAAAATGGTTTGCTAAAGAACAGCTCTAAAGTTTCACCGCTAGAGGCAATTTCCCTCTTCTTGGCAGTGGAGATTCTCGCCGTAATCTCTTCAGTCAGAGGCTTATCAAGCCTTGCTTCATACTCGTTCTTATTCACGTTATAGTCGAAGTTGGCCTTAAGACCCAAGGCGGCAATATCTTTATTGATATTGATATTTACTCTTCCATCTAGCTTCACAGAAGTTTCATTATTAACCCATGGGTTTTCAACAAACATCAAGGCCTTTCCCTGTAGTACTCTGGCCTTAAATTTAAACTTTAAATTCTTAGAAACTTCCACTCTAGTTTGAGGTTTAAGTGCTTTTTGAACTTTACCTACACGGTGAAGTGTTGAGCCTTCTTCTGCCTCTTTAATCTCACCAGAAAGTCTCTTATCTAGGTACTTTAAAATATACTTATTAAAGTACTTCTGTCTGTCTTCTTGATCTTTAATTTCATACAGTCCAGTTGAAGTCATATTCCAATTTCTTGCATACTCTTCTGTCTTCTCCCAGTCTCGGTATGTATTTCTCATTTTCTTCATCACACCAGCTGTATCTTCTACAAGAATATTTTCGTACCAAAGGACAACATTATTAGGTCTATCGCTGGCCTCTACATCAGGAACAAAGTTACTTGGTCCTCTACTGGCCATTCTCTTATAAGGATTAAGGTAGGAGAGCATTTCAGAGTTTTCACTCTCTGCACTTTTCTTAGATTCAAAAGCGCTTACTTGTGAAATAGAGGCGCAAAGTAAGAGAGTGGTTACTGCCACTTTGCTTTGTCTAAAGTTTAGACGGCCTGTTAAAATTTTACATATACGTTGCTTCATACAAGTCCCTATTTTTCGTAGTTTTCTCTTTCTCTACTTAAAAATAGTGCAATAGCCGTACCAAATTTTGTAAAAAGTGAGTTTCTAAAATGAAACTCATATAACCCACTAATTATTCTAGCATAACCAGTGAAAATAGCGAGATG
Proteins encoded in this window:
- a CDS encoding Glu/Leu/Phe/Val family dehydrogenase, with the protein product MSLFDAPLFKDAYEQLTQAADVMGLDRNILERLKYPKRALQVAVPIRLDDGSVRTFQGYRVQHNMTLGPGKGGIRFHPGVDLSETAALAMLMTFKCALVGLPLGGAKGGIEVDPNELSRQELQSLTRRYATEINMIIGPNVDVPAPDIGTDGQTMAWFMDTYSQIKGYTVPGVVTGKPITIGGSLGRAESTGKGVAYCVNFACQKLGMTIDKNTTIAIHGFGKVGVPAAQDLSAQGARIVAISDVSGAVYNKDGLDIEKCYEWTRQGKYLKDMEGVELISNAQLLELDVDVLIPAAIDGVVTKENAGNVKAKIVAEGANGPLTREAIDIITKRGGFIIPDILCNAGGVIVSYFEWVQGLQNFFWDLDQINGKLHDILKDSFDNVFDTATKYNTDMKKAAFIAALARLERAMRLRGLFPA
- a CDS encoding trypsin-like serine peptidase, which translates into the protein MQKFIFLFLISLVAHGGIVNSDDRHEIQYSPLHIQEIAKSIAALIPKKNMTQLPNGDYKLHGLSYVDDLNFCSDERFVNEQKMIANCSASLIGRKDILTAAHCIDEDHGYSIRDYYIVFDYKFNAETKSHIVVPKSSVFEINKLKQYTFDFPGDKDIARLELKEAPKNRKILKLARKRISLSSEIYMLGFPFGLPMKYHDNGYITSETTFLNGQDSFTHSLDSFSVNSGSSIFDANTNEIVGVLVRGTGLNYTLDKERNCNIWGQGDHHFGEANYIDLLLEL